A genomic window from Massilia sp. METH4 includes:
- a CDS encoding VacJ family lipoprotein: protein MRRNPSVLLAVAAAVTLSGCAVGPDKRDPMENWNRAVFKFNDTVDTYALKPVATGYKNVTPDFVQTGVNNFFGNLQDLWTGGNNLLQGKPGDAVSDFGRFALNSTFGMLGLFDIASEAGLSKHKEDFGQTLGRWGVQSGPYVMLPLLGPSTLRDTVGLPLDFAGDAWSYKDPVNVRNIGAGVRVIDQRAALLDASTLLEDAALDRYEFIRDGFLQRRQSQVYDGEVPETKEEENVPEQPAVKPTGEGATQPAT, encoded by the coding sequence ATGCGCCGTAACCCCTCCGTTTTGCTGGCCGTGGCAGCCGCAGTGACCCTCTCCGGTTGCGCCGTGGGCCCGGACAAGCGCGATCCCATGGAAAACTGGAACCGCGCGGTCTTCAAGTTCAACGATACCGTCGATACGTATGCGCTCAAGCCGGTGGCCACCGGCTACAAGAACGTCACCCCCGACTTCGTGCAGACGGGCGTGAACAATTTCTTCGGCAACCTGCAGGACCTCTGGACCGGCGGTAACAACCTGCTGCAAGGCAAGCCGGGCGATGCCGTGTCCGACTTCGGCCGTTTCGCCCTGAACTCCACGTTCGGCATGCTCGGCCTGTTCGACATCGCTTCCGAAGCGGGGCTCTCCAAGCACAAGGAAGATTTCGGCCAGACGCTGGGCCGCTGGGGCGTGCAATCGGGCCCCTACGTGATGCTGCCGCTGCTGGGCCCGTCCACCTTGCGCGACACCGTCGGCCTGCCGCTCGACTTCGCGGGCGACGCGTGGAGCTACAAGGACCCCGTCAATGTGCGCAATATCGGCGCCGGCGTGCGCGTGATCGACCAGCGCGCCGCGCTGCTCGACGCGTCAACCCTGCTGGAAGATGCCGCGTTGGACCGTTACGAATTCATTCGCGACGGTTTCCTGCAGCGCCGCCAGAGCCAGGTGTATGACGGCGAGGTACCGGAAACGAAGGAAGAGGAAAACGTGCCGGAGCAGCCGGCCGTGAAGCCCACCGGCGAAGGCGCCACGCAGCCGGCGACCTGA
- a CDS encoding ABC transporter permease: MISTGFRTLVYKETLRFYKVATQTIAAPILTAMLYLLIFGHVLEGRVQVYEGVSYTAFLIPGLVMMSVLQNAFANSSSSLIQSKITGNLVFVLLTPLSHWEIFSAYTIAAMVRGLVVGLGVFIATAWFAHMSFAWPLWIAVFALLGAAILGTMGLIAGIWAEKFDQLAAFQNFLIMPLTFLSGVFYSIHSLPPFWLTVSHLNPFFYMIDGFRYGFFGQSDINPWTSLGIVSAFLVVLALLAIRLLKSGYRLRH; the protein is encoded by the coding sequence ATGATCTCGACGGGCTTCCGCACCCTGGTGTACAAGGAAACGCTGCGCTTCTACAAGGTGGCCACGCAAACGATCGCCGCGCCGATCCTCACGGCCATGCTGTACCTGCTGATCTTCGGCCACGTGCTGGAAGGCCGCGTGCAGGTGTACGAAGGCGTGTCGTACACCGCGTTCCTGATTCCCGGCCTGGTGATGATGAGCGTGCTGCAGAACGCCTTCGCCAACTCGTCGTCGTCGCTGATCCAGTCGAAGATCACCGGCAACCTCGTGTTCGTGCTGCTGACACCCCTGTCGCACTGGGAAATCTTCTCCGCCTACACGATCGCCGCCATGGTGCGCGGCCTGGTCGTGGGCCTGGGCGTATTCATCGCCACCGCGTGGTTCGCGCACATGTCGTTCGCGTGGCCGCTGTGGATCGCCGTGTTCGCCCTGCTGGGCGCCGCGATCCTGGGTACGATGGGCCTCATCGCCGGCATCTGGGCCGAGAAATTCGACCAGCTGGCCGCCTTCCAGAACTTCCTGATCATGCCGCTCACCTTCCTGTCCGGCGTGTTCTATTCGATCCACTCGTTGCCGCCGTTCTGGCTGACCGTGTCGCACCTGAACCCGTTCTTCTACATGATCGACGGCTTCCGCTACGGCTTCTTCGGCCAGTCCGACATCAATCCCTGGACCAGCCTGGGCATCGTCTCCGCCTTCCTGGTGGTGCTTGCCCTGCTGGCCATCCGCCTGCTCAAGAGCGGCTACAGGCTCCGACACTAA
- the hisG gene encoding ATP phosphoribosyltransferase, whose protein sequence is MSTLPTQATDRSQLILALSKGRIFEDTLPLLAAAGITVTENPETSRKLILPTNDPGVRVLIVRASDVPTYVQHGAADFGVAGKDVLFEHGGEGLYQPIDLNIARCRMSVAVKAGFDYETAVRQGARLRVATKFTEMARQHFASKGVHVDLIKLYGSMELAPLVGLSDAIVDLVSTGSTLRANNLVEVEEIMDISSRLVVNQAALKLKRARLQPILEAFEKASQKA, encoded by the coding sequence ATGAGTACGCTCCCAACCCAGGCCACCGACCGCTCGCAACTGATCCTCGCGCTGTCCAAGGGCCGCATCTTCGAGGATACGCTGCCCCTCCTGGCCGCGGCCGGCATCACCGTCACGGAAAATCCGGAAACCTCGCGCAAGCTGATCCTGCCGACCAACGACCCCGGCGTGCGCGTGCTGATCGTGCGCGCCAGCGATGTGCCCACTTATGTGCAGCATGGCGCGGCCGACTTCGGCGTGGCCGGCAAGGACGTGCTGTTCGAGCACGGCGGCGAGGGCCTGTACCAGCCGATCGACCTGAACATCGCGCGCTGCCGCATGTCGGTGGCAGTGAAGGCCGGCTTCGATTACGAGACCGCGGTGCGCCAGGGCGCGCGCCTGCGCGTGGCCACCAAGTTCACCGAGATGGCGCGCCAGCACTTTGCCAGCAAGGGCGTGCACGTGGACCTGATCAAGCTGTACGGCTCGATGGAGCTGGCGCCGCTGGTCGGCCTGTCCGACGCGATCGTCGACCTGGTCAGCACCGGCAGCACGCTGCGCGCCAACAACCTGGTGGAAGTCGAAGAGATCATGGATATCTCGTCCCGCCTGGTCGTCAACCAGGCCGCGCTGAAACTGAAGCGCGCCCGCCTGCAACCGATTCTCGAGGCGTTCGAAAAGGCCTCGCAAAAAGCATAG
- a CDS encoding ABC transporter ATP-binding protein, giving the protein MTAIHISNVQKRYQSLQALGGVSLSIEEGEFFGLLGPNGAGKTTLISIIAGLIRADAGSVAIHGHDVVSDFREARKKLGVVPQELVFDPFFTVRETLRLQSGYFGLPNNDKWIDEVMENLDLTNKADTNMRALSGGMKRRVLVAQALVHKPPVIVLDEPTAGVDVELRQTLWKFISRLNREGHTIVLTTHYLEEAQAMCKRVAMMKLGKVVALDTMSSLIRRISGSQLNLHLKQGDLPQDLRHLVLHAETVAQLPNSGRKYTLKVNEYMEVETILARLRESGAVIDEMQLQQADLEDIFIEITGGGAPQ; this is encoded by the coding sequence ATGACAGCAATCCACATCAGCAATGTCCAAAAGCGCTACCAATCGCTGCAGGCGCTGGGAGGCGTGTCGCTCTCGATCGAGGAAGGCGAGTTTTTCGGGCTGCTCGGGCCCAACGGCGCGGGCAAGACCACGCTCATTTCCATCATCGCCGGCCTGATCCGCGCCGATGCGGGGAGTGTGGCGATCCACGGCCATGATGTCGTGTCCGACTTCCGCGAGGCCCGCAAGAAGCTGGGCGTGGTGCCGCAGGAACTGGTGTTCGACCCGTTCTTCACGGTGCGCGAGACGCTGCGGCTGCAATCGGGCTACTTCGGCTTGCCGAACAACGACAAGTGGATCGACGAGGTGATGGAAAACCTCGACCTGACGAACAAGGCCGACACGAATATGCGCGCGCTGTCCGGCGGCATGAAGCGCCGCGTGCTGGTGGCGCAGGCGCTGGTGCACAAGCCGCCCGTCATCGTGCTCGACGAACCGACCGCCGGCGTGGACGTGGAACTGCGCCAGACGCTGTGGAAGTTCATCTCGCGCCTGAACCGCGAGGGCCACACCATCGTGCTGACCACCCATTACCTGGAAGAAGCGCAGGCCATGTGCAAGCGCGTCGCCATGATGAAGCTCGGCAAGGTCGTGGCGCTGGACACGATGTCCTCGCTGATCCGTCGCATCTCCGGCTCGCAGCTGAACCTGCACCTGAAGCAGGGCGACCTGCCGCAGGACCTGCGCCACCTGGTATTGCACGCCGAAACCGTTGCTCAGTTGCCAAATTCCGGGCGCAAGTACACCCTGAAGGTGAACGAATACATGGAAGTGGAAACCATCCTGGCCCGCCTGCGCGAGAGCGGCGCCGTCATCGACGAGATGCAGCTGCAGCAGGCCGACCTGGAAGATATCTTCATCGAAATCACCGGCGGAGGTGCGCCGCAATGA
- the mlaD gene encoding outer membrane lipid asymmetry maintenance protein MlaD, translated as MQRKSLDVWVGLFVVIGVAALMFLALKAGNNSTFSLAKTYEITAKFDNIGSLRPQAAVKASGVVVGRVARIAFDDKSYKAAVTLEMDATYKFPKDSSAKILTSGLLGEQYIGIEAGGEEQNLAQGDRIARTQSAAVLEDLINQFIYSKAAEGKD; from the coding sequence ATGCAACGCAAATCTCTGGATGTGTGGGTCGGCCTGTTCGTCGTGATCGGCGTGGCGGCGCTGATGTTCCTGGCCCTGAAGGCCGGCAACAACAGCACGTTCTCGCTCGCGAAGACGTATGAAATCACCGCCAAGTTCGACAATATCGGCAGCCTGCGCCCGCAGGCCGCCGTGAAGGCGTCGGGCGTGGTGGTGGGGCGCGTGGCGCGCATCGCCTTCGACGACAAGTCGTACAAGGCGGCCGTGACGCTGGAGATGGACGCGACCTACAAGTTCCCCAAGGATAGCTCGGCCAAGATCCTGACGTCGGGCTTGCTGGGCGAGCAATACATCGGTATCGAAGCCGGCGGCGAAGAGCAGAACCTGGCGCAGGGCGACAGGATCGCCCGCACGCAGTCCGCCGCGGTGCTGGAAGACCTGATCAACCAATTCATCTACAGCAAGGCCGCTGAAGGAAAGGACTGA
- a CDS encoding ABC transporter ATP-binding protein — MANLVEIRDLHFSYGKRPILAGLNMDFPKGKVVAVMGGSGSGKTTVLRLIGGQLRPNKGQAIVDGQIVHKLKTRELYLLRRKMGMLFQHGALFTDLTVFENVAFPLREHTDLPEELIRDLVLMKLNAVGLRNAAPLKPGEISGGMARRVALARSIALDPQLIMYDEPFAGLDPISMGVTANLIRNLNDALGSTSILVSHDVKESFQIADYVYFLSQGKIVAHGTPAEMMVSTDPYVKQFVHAEADGPVPFHYPGKSLAEDLGLGARR; from the coding sequence GTGGCAAACCTCGTTGAAATCCGTGACTTGCACTTCTCGTATGGGAAGCGCCCCATCCTGGCGGGGCTTAACATGGACTTTCCGAAAGGAAAGGTGGTGGCGGTCATGGGTGGTTCCGGCAGCGGCAAGACCACGGTATTGCGCCTGATCGGCGGCCAGCTGCGGCCAAACAAGGGCCAGGCCATTGTCGACGGCCAGATCGTCCACAAGCTGAAGACCCGCGAACTGTATTTGTTGCGCCGCAAGATGGGCATGCTGTTCCAGCACGGCGCGCTGTTCACCGACCTGACCGTGTTCGAAAACGTGGCATTCCCGCTGCGCGAGCACACGGACTTGCCCGAAGAGTTGATCCGCGACCTGGTGCTGATGAAGCTGAACGCCGTCGGCCTGCGCAACGCGGCGCCCCTGAAGCCGGGCGAGATTTCCGGCGGCATGGCACGGCGCGTGGCGCTGGCCCGTTCGATCGCCCTGGACCCGCAACTGATCATGTACGACGAGCCCTTCGCCGGCCTCGACCCGATTTCGATGGGCGTGACGGCGAACCTGATCCGCAACCTGAACGATGCGCTCGGTTCCACCAGCATCCTCGTGTCGCACGACGTGAAGGAATCGTTCCAGATCGCGGACTACGTGTATTTCCTGTCGCAGGGCAAGATTGTCGCCCACGGCACGCCTGCTGAAATGATGGTATCGACCGATCCTTACGTAAAACAATTCGTCCATGCCGAGGCGGACGGCCCCGTGCCCTTCCACTACCCGGGCAAGTCGCTGGCCGAGGACCTGGGCCTGGGAGCGCGCCGATGA
- a CDS encoding CsgG/HfaB family protein, with translation MKTTVHSPKTSKIAGQALALGVLLTLAGCAGTAPQLGGAPTVATGSAGGANANNANAALEKCERPLGTLSVVEDQASSWYIQLSQYKLGSTVPVLRKLIQQSNCFVVVERGAAMNNLMAERDLAASGEMRAGSQFGKGQMVAADYTMSPTINFSQKGTQGVGGALGGFGLIGSVAGMVAGGIKANEASTTLLMVDNRSGVQLAAAEGSAKNFDFNMFGGLFGGGAFGTAGGYSNTPEGKILIAAFMDSYNQLVQAVRNYKAQEVAGGLGTGGALGVQGGITPPAAAALAPAPAPATAKKTAKKK, from the coding sequence ATGAAAACCACTGTCCATTCCCCGAAAACCTCGAAGATCGCCGGCCAAGCGCTGGCATTGGGCGTACTGTTGACCCTGGCGGGCTGCGCCGGCACGGCCCCGCAACTGGGCGGTGCCCCCACGGTGGCTACCGGCTCGGCCGGCGGCGCCAACGCGAATAACGCCAATGCGGCGCTGGAAAAATGCGAGCGTCCGCTGGGCACGCTGAGCGTCGTCGAAGACCAGGCTTCGTCGTGGTACATCCAGCTGTCGCAATACAAGCTCGGCTCGACCGTGCCGGTGCTGCGCAAGCTGATCCAGCAGTCGAACTGCTTCGTCGTCGTCGAGCGCGGCGCGGCGATGAACAATCTGATGGCCGAGCGCGACCTGGCCGCCTCCGGCGAAATGCGCGCCGGCAGCCAGTTCGGCAAGGGCCAGATGGTGGCGGCCGACTATACGATGAGCCCGACCATCAACTTCAGCCAGAAGGGCACGCAAGGCGTGGGCGGCGCGCTGGGCGGCTTTGGCCTGATCGGCAGCGTCGCCGGCATGGTGGCCGGGGGCATCAAGGCCAACGAAGCGTCGACGACGCTGCTGATGGTCGACAACCGCTCCGGCGTGCAGCTGGCGGCAGCCGAGGGCAGCGCCAAGAACTTCGACTTCAATATGTTCGGCGGGCTGTTCGGTGGCGGCGCGTTCGGTACCGCCGGCGGCTATTCGAATACGCCGGAGGGCAAGATCCTGATCGCCGCCTTCATGGATTCGTATAACCAGCTGGTGCAGGCGGTGCGCAACTACAAGGCGCAGGAAGTGGCGGGCGGCCTGGGGACCGGCGGTGCGCTGGGCGTCCAGGGCGGCATCACGCCACCGGCTGCGGCGGCATTGGCGCCAGCTCCGGCACCGGCCACGGCGAAAAAAACCGCGAAGAAGAAATAA
- the hisD gene encoding histidinol dehydrogenase yields MMIQIRKLDSTAIDFQETLDALLAFEAETDFAIEKAVTEIIAQVRARGDEAVVEYTNKFDRIPHGGAAGIGAFEIGQQELDAALAALPDAQRAALQTAAERIRVFHERQKQELQGFTYTEADGTILGQRITPLDRVGIYVPGGKAAYPSSVLMNAIPAKVAGVGEIVMVVPTPDGVKNQMVLAAAAIAGVDRVIGIGGAQAVAALAYGTETIQPVDKIVGPGNAYVAAAKRRVFGAVGIDMIAGPSEILVVCDGTTDPDWVAMDLFSQAEHDELAQAILLCPDAEYIAKVEASIQKLLPTMPRQETIRTSLTDRGALVKVRDMEEACEIANAIAAEHLEISAEEPQQWADKIRHAGAMFLGRFSSESLGDYCCGPNHVLPTSRTARFSSPLGVYDFQKRSSVIQVSEAGAQTLGKIAAELAYGEGLQAHARSAELRLKS; encoded by the coding sequence ATCATGATCCAGATCCGCAAGCTCGACTCCACCGCCATCGATTTCCAGGAAACGCTCGACGCGCTGCTCGCGTTCGAAGCGGAAACCGACTTCGCCATCGAAAAAGCCGTCACCGAGATCATCGCCCAGGTGCGTGCCCGCGGCGACGAAGCGGTGGTCGAGTACACCAACAAGTTCGACCGCATCCCGCATGGCGGCGCGGCCGGCATTGGCGCCTTCGAGATCGGCCAGCAGGAGCTGGACGCCGCGCTGGCCGCGCTGCCCGATGCGCAGCGTGCCGCCCTGCAGACGGCAGCCGAGCGCATCCGTGTGTTCCACGAGCGCCAGAAGCAGGAACTGCAAGGCTTCACGTACACCGAGGCCGATGGCACGATCCTCGGCCAGCGCATCACGCCGCTGGACCGCGTGGGCATCTATGTACCGGGTGGCAAGGCGGCATACCCATCCTCCGTGCTGATGAACGCCATTCCGGCCAAGGTGGCCGGCGTGGGCGAGATCGTGATGGTGGTGCCGACACCGGATGGCGTGAAGAACCAGATGGTGCTGGCCGCCGCGGCGATCGCCGGCGTGGACCGCGTGATCGGCATCGGCGGCGCGCAAGCCGTGGCCGCGCTGGCCTACGGCACCGAGACGATCCAGCCGGTCGACAAAATCGTCGGCCCCGGCAATGCCTACGTGGCCGCCGCCAAGCGCCGCGTGTTCGGCGCCGTCGGCATCGACATGATCGCCGGCCCTTCCGAGATCCTCGTCGTGTGCGACGGCACCACGGACCCGGACTGGGTGGCGATGGACCTGTTCTCGCAGGCCGAGCACGACGAGCTGGCGCAGGCGATCCTGCTGTGCCCCGACGCGGAGTACATCGCGAAAGTGGAAGCATCCATCCAGAAGCTGCTGCCGACGATGCCGCGCCAGGAAACCATCCGCACTTCGCTGACGGACCGCGGCGCGCTGGTCAAGGTGCGCGACATGGAAGAAGCGTGCGAAATCGCCAACGCCATCGCCGCCGAACACCTGGAGATCTCCGCCGAGGAGCCGCAGCAGTGGGCCGACAAGATCCGCCACGCCGGCGCGATGTTCCTGGGCCGTTTCTCGTCCGAATCGCTGGGCGACTACTGCTGCGGCCCGAATCACGTGCTGCCCACGTCGCGCACGGCGCGCTTCTCGTCGCCCTTGGGCGTGTACGACTTCCAGAAACGCTCGTCGGTCATCCAGGTCAGCGAAGCCGGCGCCCAGACGCTTGGTAAAATCGCGGCCGAGCTGGCGTACGGCGAAGGCTTGCAGGCGCATGCGCGCAGCGCGGAGCTGCGGTTGAAATCATGA
- a CDS encoding STAS domain-containing protein, which translates to MSNSANNMLSLTALTVDNATAALEHGLAALRAGQTEFDMRNVVAVDSAAVSVMLAWQRAAHSAGVTLRLVNLPPMLQSLTKLYGVCSLVAPQGADAELHHH; encoded by the coding sequence ATGTCCAATTCCGCAAACAACATGCTGTCCCTGACCGCCCTGACCGTCGATAACGCCACGGCGGCGCTGGAACACGGCCTGGCCGCGCTGCGCGCGGGGCAGACCGAATTCGACATGCGCAATGTGGTGGCGGTGGATTCGGCCGCCGTGTCCGTCATGCTGGCATGGCAGCGCGCCGCCCACTCGGCCGGCGTCACGCTGCGCCTCGTGAACCTGCCGCCGATGCTGCAAAGCCTGACGAAGCTGTATGGTGTCTGCTCGCTCGTCGCCCCCCAGGGCGCCGATGCCGAACTGCATCACCATTGA
- a CDS encoding ABC transporter substrate-binding protein has product MKLLKQLLATATIAFAATGFAAAQNANEAPDQLVKRISTDVLTIAKTDKDIQAGNTRKVMDLVETKILPYVDFERMTALAAGRYWREATPEQKRALSAEFRTLLIYTYSGALSQVRNETIEFKPLRADATDTEVEVRSQVNTSREPILLNYRVAKTPAGWKIYDINVLGAWLVETYKGTFNTEISKGGIDGLIKTLAAKNKQLASKPLATAKK; this is encoded by the coding sequence ATGAAACTGCTCAAGCAACTGCTCGCCACCGCCACGATCGCGTTCGCCGCCACCGGCTTCGCCGCGGCGCAAAACGCGAACGAAGCGCCGGACCAGCTGGTCAAGCGCATCAGCACCGACGTGCTGACAATCGCCAAGACCGACAAGGATATCCAGGCCGGCAACACCCGCAAGGTGATGGACCTGGTGGAAACGAAGATCCTGCCCTACGTGGACTTCGAGCGCATGACCGCGCTGGCCGCCGGCCGTTACTGGCGCGAGGCCACGCCGGAGCAGAAGCGCGCGCTGTCGGCCGAATTCCGCACGCTGCTGATCTACACGTACTCGGGCGCCCTGTCGCAGGTGCGTAACGAAACGATCGAGTTCAAGCCGCTGCGTGCCGACGCCACGGACACCGAAGTCGAAGTGCGCTCGCAGGTGAACACCTCGCGCGAGCCGATCCTGCTGAACTACCGCGTGGCCAAGACCCCGGCCGGCTGGAAGATCTACGACATCAACGTGCTGGGCGCCTGGCTGGTGGAAACCTACAAGGGTACCTTCAACACCGAGATCAGCAAGGGCGGCATCGATGGCCTGATCAAGACGCTGGCCGCGAAGAACAAGCAGCTGGCCAGCAAGCCGCTGGCAACGGCCAAGAAGTAA
- the murA gene encoding UDP-N-acetylglucosamine 1-carboxyvinyltransferase, whose translation MDKLLITGGKRLVGDIQISGAKNAALPILCAGLLTAGDLRLSNVPNLHDVATMLKLLRQTGLAIEQDGDKVTLNGAAINKLEAPYDLVKTMRASILVLGPLVARFGQAKVSLPGGCAIGSRPVDQHIKGLQALGAEISIDAGYIYAKAKKLKGTSITTDMITVTGTENLLMAATLAEGETVLENAACEPEVTDLANLLVSMGAKIDGIGTSRLVIQGVPALNGASHAVISDRIEAATFLCAVAAAGGDITIRNTRTDILDAALEKLREMGVRLTVGDDWIRAQMDGRPAPVSFRTTEYPGFPTDMQAQFMAVNTIASGHSSVTETIFENRFMHVQEMNRLGAQIRIDGNTAWIDGVQQLIGAPVMATDLRASASLVIAGLAAKGETLVDRIYHLDRGYDRMEVKLSAVGANITRVK comes from the coding sequence ATGGATAAACTGCTCATCACCGGTGGCAAGCGCCTGGTCGGCGACATCCAGATCTCGGGCGCCAAGAATGCCGCGCTGCCCATCCTGTGCGCGGGCCTGCTGACGGCCGGCGACCTGCGCCTGTCGAACGTGCCGAACCTGCACGACGTGGCGACGATGCTGAAGCTCCTGCGCCAGACCGGCCTGGCAATCGAGCAGGATGGCGACAAGGTCACGCTGAACGGCGCGGCCATCAACAAGCTCGAAGCGCCGTACGACCTGGTGAAGACGATGCGCGCCTCGATCCTCGTGCTGGGTCCCCTGGTGGCCCGCTTCGGCCAGGCCAAGGTGTCCTTGCCGGGCGGCTGCGCGATCGGTTCGCGCCCAGTCGACCAGCACATCAAGGGCTTGCAGGCGCTGGGCGCCGAGATCTCGATCGATGCCGGCTACATCTACGCCAAGGCGAAGAAACTGAAGGGCACCAGCATCACCACCGACATGATCACGGTGACGGGCACGGAAAACCTGCTGATGGCCGCCACGCTGGCCGAAGGCGAAACGGTACTGGAAAACGCCGCCTGCGAGCCGGAAGTGACCGACCTGGCCAACCTCCTGGTTTCCATGGGCGCGAAGATCGACGGTATCGGCACGAGCCGTCTGGTGATCCAGGGAGTGCCGGCGCTGAACGGCGCCTCGCACGCCGTGATCTCGGACCGCATCGAAGCGGCCACCTTCCTGTGCGCCGTGGCGGCCGCCGGCGGCGACATCACGATCCGCAACACGCGCACCGACATCCTCGACGCGGCGCTGGAAAAGCTGCGCGAGATGGGCGTGCGCCTGACCGTGGGCGACGACTGGATCCGCGCGCAGATGGATGGCCGCCCGGCGCCCGTGTCGTTCCGCACCACCGAGTACCCGGGCTTCCCGACCGACATGCAGGCGCAGTTCATGGCCGTCAACACGATCGCCAGCGGGCATTCCAGCGTGACGGAGACGATTTTCGAGAACCGCTTCATGCACGTGCAGGAGATGAACCGCCTGGGCGCGCAGATCCGCATCGACGGCAATACCGCGTGGATCGACGGCGTGCAGCAGCTGATCGGCGCGCCCGTGATGGCCACCGACCTGCGTGCCTCGGCCTCGCTGGTGATTGCCGGCCTGGCCGCCAAGGGCGAAACGCTGGTCGATCGCATCTACCATCTGGACCGTGGCTACGACCGCATGGAAGTGAAGCTTTCCGCCGTCGGCGCCAATATCACCCGCGTCAAATAA
- the mlaE gene encoding lipid asymmetry maintenance ABC transporter permease subunit MlaE → MIARRVLAGVGNTVRDYVESVGYATRTFFTMLGLSPGMMRRPHLVVEQLHFIGNYSLLIITLSGLFVGMVLGLQGYYTLNKYGASESLGLLVALGLTRELGPVITGLLFAGRAGTSLTAEIGLMKAGEQLSAMEMMAVNPIQRVLAPRFWAGVIAVPLLASIFSAVGILGGYLVGVGLIGVDAGAFWSQMQAGVDLWKDVFNGFVKSVVFGVAITFIALYQGYETRPTPEDVAGATTRTVVVSSLMIWWLDFMLTALMFSK, encoded by the coding sequence ATGATCGCCCGCCGCGTCCTCGCCGGTGTCGGCAACACGGTGCGCGACTATGTCGAGAGTGTCGGCTACGCCACGCGCACGTTCTTCACGATGCTGGGCCTGTCGCCGGGCATGATGCGCCGGCCGCACCTCGTCGTCGAACAACTGCACTTCATCGGCAATTACTCGCTGCTGATCATCACGCTGTCCGGCCTCTTCGTCGGCATGGTGCTCGGCCTGCAGGGCTATTACACGCTGAACAAATACGGCGCGTCTGAATCGCTGGGCTTGCTGGTGGCGCTGGGCTTGACCCGTGAACTGGGCCCCGTCATCACCGGCCTGCTGTTCGCGGGCCGCGCCGGCACGTCATTGACAGCCGAGATCGGCCTGATGAAGGCCGGTGAACAGTTGTCGGCCATGGAGATGATGGCCGTGAACCCGATCCAGCGTGTGCTGGCACCGCGGTTCTGGGCCGGCGTGATCGCCGTGCCCCTGCTGGCGTCGATCTTTTCCGCCGTCGGCATCCTGGGTGGCTACCTGGTCGGCGTGGGCCTGATCGGCGTCGATGCCGGCGCGTTCTGGTCGCAGATGCAGGCCGGCGTGGACCTGTGGAAGGACGTGTTCAACGGTTTCGTGAAGAGCGTCGTGTTCGGCGTGGCCATCACGTTCATCGCCCTGTACCAGGGTTACGAGACGCGGCCGACGCCGGAAGACGTGGCCGGCGCCACCACCCGCACGGTGGTCGTGTCGTCGCTGATGATCTGGTGGCTCGACTTCATGCTGACGGCGCTGATGTTCAGCAAGTGA
- a CDS encoding BolA/IbaG family iron-sulfur metabolism protein produces the protein MTTTPEAIHGYIAAGLECSHLEVEGDGQHFTAVIVSQAFAGKRPIQRHQIVYAALGDRMREEIHALSMKTLTPEEFAAK, from the coding sequence ATGACCACGACTCCCGAAGCAATCCACGGCTACATCGCCGCCGGCCTCGAATGCTCCCACCTGGAAGTGGAGGGCGACGGCCAGCACTTCACCGCCGTCATCGTTTCGCAGGCATTCGCCGGCAAGCGCCCGATCCAGCGCCACCAGATCGTCTACGCGGCGCTGGGCGACCGCATGCGCGAGGAAATCCACGCGCTGTCGATGAAGACGCTGACCCCTGAAGAATTCGCGGCGAAATAA